One window of Ignavibacteriota bacterium genomic DNA carries:
- a CDS encoding thiamine pyrophosphate-dependent dehydrogenase E1 component subunit alpha produces MTQQHGKKNIQLTSEHKHQLYFFMRLMREFEDTILRLYHQGKIVGGAYSGNGNEATAVGSAFALEKHDYLFPMHRDIGAHFVKGQTVLNMFLQHLGRANSLTRGRDGTGHYSDPSLKIYGNISNLGAMVPVACGAALASKMRKENAVAMTYIGDGGSSVGEVHEALMMASVMKLPLVLIIENNQYAYSTPIAKQFIVKKLSDRAIGYGIPGLTVDGTDVLAVYDVCKDAVERGRKGEGPTIIESVTMRMHGHAAHDNAWYVPKQLHEEWKKKDPVEQFEKKLLKEKVVTEKSLKEIQVKIQLEIETALKEAEASSYPSSEEVTQGVYAD; encoded by the coding sequence ATGACTCAACAACACGGCAAGAAAAATATTCAATTGACTTCAGAACATAAACATCAACTTTACTTTTTCATGCGCCTTATGCGCGAGTTTGAGGATACAATTCTTCGTCTCTATCATCAGGGAAAGATTGTTGGCGGTGCGTATTCCGGAAATGGAAACGAAGCGACGGCTGTCGGTAGTGCGTTTGCGTTGGAGAAACACGACTATCTATTTCCGATGCATCGCGATATCGGAGCGCATTTTGTCAAAGGTCAAACCGTTCTCAACATGTTCTTACAACATCTTGGACGAGCGAACAGTTTAACTCGCGGGCGTGATGGAACAGGACATTATTCAGACCCAAGTTTGAAAATCTATGGAAACATCAGCAATCTCGGCGCGATGGTTCCGGTTGCGTGCGGAGCGGCGTTGGCAAGCAAGATGCGAAAAGAAAATGCTGTTGCGATGACGTACATCGGCGACGGAGGTTCAAGCGTCGGTGAAGTTCATGAAGCATTGATGATGGCATCAGTGATGAAACTTCCGCTTGTGTTGATTATCGAAAACAATCAATATGCTTACTCGACACCAATCGCAAAACAATTTATTGTTAAGAAATTATCTGACAGGGCGATTGGCTACGGGATTCCCGGTCTAACGGTTGATGGGACAGACGTCTTGGCAGTTTATGATGTTTGCAAGGATGCAGTGGAGCGAGGGCGCAAGGGTGAGGGTCCGACAATAATCGAATCTGTCACGATGAGAATGCACGGACATGCTGCCCATGATAACGCGTGGTACGTTCCGAAACAATTGCATGAAGAATGGAAGAAGAAAGACCCAGTCGAACAATTTGAAAAGAAACTTCTGAAAGAAAAAGTCGTCACGGAAAAATCATTAAAAGAAATTCAAGTAAAAATTCAATTAGAAATTGAAACTGCATTGAAGGAAGCGGAAGCAAGTTCATATCCTTCATCTGAAGAAGTTACTCAAGGAGTTTATGCTGATTAA
- a CDS encoding DUF5618 family protein: protein MKKTKTTLRDKDALGYLQNAKELLNKSEIKNDTYIDIKYVREACGTAYLAVLKAIDSYLDRRGVGKKELPRSVESYRDVLFRYASIHNGRLLSDFDKLYDELHIAGYYRGLIYDVNVLKVIFKTAERFIKMMS, encoded by the coding sequence ATGAAAAAAACTAAAACCACTTTGCGTGACAAGGATGCTTTGGGGTATTTACAAAATGCAAAGGAGTTACTGAATAAATCGGAAATTAAAAACGATACCTACATAGATATTAAGTATGTTCGAGAAGCCTGTGGAACAGCTTACTTGGCTGTTCTCAAAGCGATAGATAGTTATTTAGACCGAAGGGGAGTAGGAAAAAAAGAACTACCTCGTTCCGTTGAATCATATCGAGATGTTTTATTTCGCTACGCATCAATTCATAACGGTAGATTGCTTTCAGATTTTGACAAACTCTATGATGAGCTTCATATTGCCGGATACTATCGTGGTTTGATTTATGATGTAAATGTTCTCAAAGTGATTTTTAAAACGGCTGAACGATTCATCAAGATGATGAGTTGA
- a CDS encoding dehydrogenase E1 component subunit alpha/beta: MSSVNAKSLLSNERLIEAYRMMYTARKTDDKILVLLRQGKIFFHIGGSGHEAAQVATAFAMKPGYDWAYPYYRDMAFSLGFGYTVEEVMLEAMHRANGPSSAGFAMPFHWGQKKWRIVSQSSSTGTQFLQAVGTAMGAVMEGNDEVVYVSAGEGTTSQGEFHEALNWAARAKLPVIFLIQDNKFAISVTKQEQTAADSVFHLASGYQGLNRYEVDGCDFLASFEAASDAVAKARRGEGPSLILAHTVRLLPHSSSDDQRKYRSEADLERDKKLDPLPRFEKYLLEQKVLSESELKQIQEEILARIDKAADEAEAESQQEASNLLNYVYSPNAGVPKDGFVEREHSGEKIVMVDAINHAMAEEMERNPKMLIYGEDVAGEKGGVFTATKGLTKKFGWGRVFNSPLAEASIIGTAFGLSVRGFKPVVEIQFGDYIWPSFMQLRGEVAVLRFRSFNEWSCPMVVRVAVGGYIHGGLYHSQSIDGFFTHIPGLRVVYPSNAADAKGLLKTACRSDDPVIFCEHKGLYRASFATSPEPDSDFCLPFGKAKVVKQGSDISIITWGMLVQRSLEAARKLEENGTSVEVIDLRTLNPLDEETIFATVKKTGKVLIAHEDTLTSGFGAEIAALISEQCFTRLDAPIKRVAAKDSPVPYSPTLENVMLPQTSDIVKALEELAVY; the protein is encoded by the coding sequence ATGTCGTCGGTGAACGCAAAGTCATTACTCTCAAACGAGAGATTGATTGAAGCATATCGCATGATGTACACTGCTCGAAAGACGGATGACAAGATTCTCGTGCTTCTTCGTCAGGGAAAAATCTTTTTCCATATTGGTGGTTCGGGGCATGAAGCCGCACAGGTTGCGACCGCATTTGCCATGAAGCCCGGTTACGATTGGGCGTATCCATATTATCGCGACATGGCGTTTTCATTAGGATTCGGCTACACAGTTGAAGAAGTGATGCTTGAAGCGATGCATCGAGCGAACGGTCCGAGCAGCGCGGGATTTGCCATGCCGTTTCATTGGGGACAAAAGAAGTGGCGCATCGTTTCTCAATCAAGTTCAACCGGAACACAATTTTTACAAGCGGTTGGAACAGCGATGGGGGCAGTGATGGAAGGGAACGATGAGGTTGTGTATGTTTCTGCAGGTGAAGGAACGACAAGTCAAGGTGAGTTTCATGAAGCGCTTAATTGGGCGGCACGTGCGAAACTCCCAGTCATATTTTTAATTCAGGATAACAAGTTTGCTATCTCTGTAACGAAGCAAGAACAAACCGCTGCTGATTCCGTGTTTCATCTCGCAAGCGGTTACCAAGGATTGAATCGTTATGAAGTTGACGGCTGTGATTTTCTTGCATCCTTTGAAGCCGCTTCTGATGCCGTTGCGAAAGCCCGGAGAGGCGAAGGACCGAGTTTGATTCTGGCTCACACTGTTCGATTGCTTCCTCATTCTTCGTCGGATGACCAGCGAAAGTATCGTTCGGAAGCTGACCTCGAACGAGATAAGAAACTTGACCCGTTACCGAGATTTGAAAAATATTTGCTCGAACAGAAAGTTTTGAGTGAATCGGAACTCAAACAAATTCAAGAAGAAATTCTTGCAAGAATTGATAAAGCGGCTGATGAAGCGGAAGCAGAATCCCAGCAAGAAGCAAGTAATCTTTTGAACTATGTTTACTCACCGAATGCCGGCGTTCCAAAAGATGGATTTGTGGAACGTGAACATTCTGGAGAGAAGATTGTCATGGTTGATGCAATCAATCATGCGATGGCGGAAGAGATGGAACGTAATCCCAAGATGTTGATTTATGGTGAAGACGTCGCCGGTGAGAAAGGCGGCGTGTTCACCGCTACGAAAGGGTTGACGAAAAAATTCGGATGGGGACGTGTGTTCAATTCTCCGCTTGCGGAAGCGAGCATCATTGGAACGGCGTTCGGACTTTCGGTGCGCGGTTTCAAACCCGTAGTCGAAATTCAATTCGGCGATTATATTTGGCCCTCGTTCATGCAACTGCGCGGAGAAGTTGCTGTGCTTCGTTTCCGTTCTTTTAATGAATGGTCGTGTCCGATGGTCGTTCGAGTCGCAGTTGGCGGTTACATTCATGGCGGATTGTACCACAGCCAAAGCATTGACGGATTTTTCACACATATTCCCGGATTACGTGTTGTCTATCCATCCAACGCCGCCGATGCAAAAGGACTTTTGAAAACCGCGTGTCGTTCTGATGACCCGGTAATTTTCTGTGAACACAAAGGATTGTACCGCGCAAGTTTTGCAACTTCACCGGAACCTGATTCGGATTTTTGTTTGCCTTTCGGAAAAGCAAAAGTCGTGAAGCAGGGGAGTGATATTTCGATTATCACGTGGGGAATGTTGGTTCAGCGTTCCCTTGAAGCAGCAAGAAAACTTGAAGAGAATGGAACAAGTGTCGAAGTAATTGATTTACGAACACTCAATCCATTAGATGAAGAAACTATTTTTGCTACCGTAAAGAAAACCGGAAAGGTTTTAATTGCTCATGAAGATACTCTAACGAGTGGTTTCGGTGCTGAGATTGCCGCTTTGATTTCTGAACAATGTTTTACCAGGCTCGATGCGCCAATCAAGCGCGTCGCGGCAAAAGATTCACCGGTTCCGTATTCGCCGACACTTGAGAATGTGATGTTGCCACAGACTTCGGATATTGTGAAAGCGTTGGAAGAGTTAGCAGTTTATTAA
- the lipB gene encoding lipoyl(octanoyl) transferase LipB produces the protein MEKISFLSLGLTSYKSTWDLQKRLFELRTKNEIDDVLLLTEHHHVFTLGKSSDENHLLAKSEELKANNIDVFEIDRGGDVTYHGPGQLVGYPILDLNNYYNDIHRYLREIEEVIVRTLSEFGISATRDDKYTGVWVGNDKIAAIGVKVSRWVTMHGFALNVNTDVSYFDRIIPCGIFHKGVTSMERLLGTTVPMEEVSSKIVHHVGKVFNVRVENVSRENLFEKIKKEHVLQESI, from the coding sequence ATGGAAAAAATTTCTTTTCTTTCTTTGGGATTAACTTCGTACAAGTCAACATGGGATTTACAGAAACGCCTGTTTGAACTTCGGACGAAGAATGAAATTGATGATGTTCTGCTTTTGACTGAGCATCATCATGTTTTTACGCTTGGCAAATCAAGCGATGAAAATCATCTGTTAGCAAAGAGCGAAGAATTAAAAGCAAACAACATTGATGTGTTCGAGATAGATCGCGGGGGAGATGTAACGTATCATGGACCCGGACAACTTGTCGGTTATCCTATTCTTGATTTGAATAATTACTACAACGATATTCATCGTTATCTCAGGGAAATCGAAGAAGTTATCGTTCGAACACTTTCTGAATTTGGGATTTCAGCAACGCGAGACGACAAGTACACCGGCGTTTGGGTTGGAAATGATAAGATTGCAGCGATTGGTGTAAAGGTGAGTCGTTGGGTAACGATGCACGGTTTTGCTCTGAATGTCAATACTGATGTATCGTACTTTGATAGAATAATTCCGTGCGGAATTTTTCACAAAGGAGTTACTTCGATGGAACGCTTGCTTGGAACAACTGTTCCGATGGAAGAAGTTTCGAGTAAGATTGTTCATCATGTTGGAAAAGTATTTAATGTTCGTGTGGAAAATGTTAGCAGGGAAAATTTGTTTGAAAAAATCAAAAAGGAACATGTTCTTCAAGAAAGTATTTGA
- a CDS encoding YgiT-type zinc finger protein — translation MKCLVCNNMMKDVIRGEAEFHHQGKLVVVKNLNYFECEVCGERVFSSSVADSILKKLQTKQTTEYITVPVYS, via the coding sequence ATGAAATGTTTAGTCTGCAATAATATGATGAAAGATGTCATTAGGGGTGAGGCGGAATTTCATCATCAAGGGAAATTAGTCGTAGTGAAAAATCTTAATTACTTTGAATGTGAAGTATGTGGTGAAAGAGTTTTCTCAAGTTCAGTGGCTGATAGTATTTTAAAGAAGTTACAAACTAAACAAACTACCGAATATATAACAGTACCGGTTTATTCCTGA
- a CDS encoding DUF4258 domain-containing protein: MNIDFIRDSIVSEFYLTQHAMQKMLERAISKNEVSEVINNGVIIEEYPNDKYGPSCLIFGTTKEERPLHVLVSYSNPVWVVTTYVPSEEEWIENQYRKVR, from the coding sequence ATGAATATTGACTTCATACGTGATTCCATCGTTTCTGAATTCTATTTAACGCAACACGCAATGCAAAAAATGCTTGAAAGAGCAATTTCAAAAAATGAAGTGTCAGAAGTGATCAATAATGGAGTCATCATCGAAGAATATCCAAATGATAAATATGGACCTTCATGTTTGATTTTTGGAACAACTAAAGAGGAACGACCGTTGCATGTTTTGGTCTCATATTCTAACCCTGTTTGGGTTGTTACAACATATGTACCGTCAGAAGAAGAATGGATTGAAAATCAATATAGGAAAGTAAGATGA
- the lpdA gene encoding dihydrolipoyl dehydrogenase, with translation MTKKEFDVLIIGGGPGGYVAAIRAAQLGFKTAVVERDKLGGVCLNWGCIPTKALLKNADIYNQIKHADEWGISYKDLSFDFGKIVKRSRDVALKNSKGVEYLFKKNKVEHISGFGFITGRRKVEVRKEGKPVEEVSAKHIIIATGARPRSIPGVTFDGKKIISSTEAMLLQEVPKSLIVIGAGAIGVEFGYLYNSFGTKVTIVEMLPNILPIEDKELTKLLASNFKKQGIEILTEAKVESVKVGNDVSVTVQTKDSKKEVKADVALMAIGVQGNVENMGLESLGVKVEKSWIQVDDFSRTNVEGVYAIGDVAGAPWLAHVASREGIICIEAIAGKNPQPIDYTNIPGCTYCQPQVASIGLTEEKALAEGYQLKVGRFPFTASGKARAIGETDGLVKLIFDAKYGELLGAHILGAEATEMIAELGVAKSLEAISGTIAGTIHAHPTLSEAIMEAAEDAYGHAIHL, from the coding sequence GTGACTAAAAAAGAGTTTGATGTTCTGATTATTGGAGGGGGTCCGGGTGGATATGTCGCCGCAATTCGGGCGGCACAACTCGGTTTCAAAACTGCCGTCGTTGAGCGTGACAAGTTAGGCGGCGTTTGTCTCAATTGGGGATGCATTCCCACGAAAGCCCTTCTCAAGAACGCGGATATTTACAATCAAATTAAACATGCCGATGAATGGGGAATCTCCTATAAGGATTTATCGTTCGATTTCGGAAAGATTGTCAAACGAAGCCGAGATGTTGCTCTGAAGAATTCGAAAGGAGTCGAATATCTTTTCAAGAAAAATAAAGTTGAACATATCTCCGGTTTCGGATTTATCACCGGAAGAAGAAAAGTCGAAGTTCGGAAAGAAGGAAAACCGGTTGAAGAAGTTTCCGCGAAGCATATTATCATTGCAACAGGTGCAAGACCGAGAAGTATTCCCGGAGTAACATTTGATGGAAAGAAAATCATCTCAAGTACTGAGGCGATGCTGCTTCAGGAAGTTCCGAAGAGTTTGATTGTCATTGGGGCAGGTGCAATCGGCGTTGAGTTTGGTTATCTTTACAATTCGTTTGGTACAAAAGTGACGATCGTGGAAATGTTGCCGAACATTCTTCCAATCGAAGATAAAGAATTGACGAAACTGCTCGCGAGTAATTTCAAGAAACAGGGAATTGAAATTTTAACAGAAGCAAAAGTAGAAAGCGTTAAGGTTGGAAACGATGTCAGTGTAACAGTTCAAACAAAAGACTCTAAGAAAGAAGTCAAGGCAGATGTCGCTTTGATGGCAATTGGTGTTCAGGGGAATGTCGAGAATATGGGACTTGAATCGCTCGGAGTGAAAGTTGAAAAGAGTTGGATTCAGGTTGATGATTTCAGTCGAACAAATGTTGAAGGTGTGTATGCAATCGGAGATGTGGCGGGCGCACCGTGGCTTGCGCACGTTGCTTCGCGTGAAGGAATTATTTGCATCGAAGCGATTGCCGGAAAAAATCCACAACCAATTGATTACACGAATATCCCCGGTTGTACCTATTGTCAGCCGCAGGTTGCAAGTATAGGATTGACGGAAGAGAAAGCGCTTGCTGAAGGTTATCAATTGAAAGTTGGACGATTTCCTTTCACAGCGAGCGGAAAAGCGAGAGCAATTGGTGAGACTGATGGTTTAGTGAAATTGATTTTTGATGCAAAGTATGGTGAACTTCTTGGAGCGCATATTCTCGGCGCTGAAGCAACGGAGATGATTGCAGAACTTGGTGTTGCGAAATCTCTTGAAGCAATTTCGGGAACGATCGCCGGAACGATTCACGCACATCCGACACTTTCTGAAGCAATCATGGAAGCGGCGGAAGATGCGTACGGACACGCGATTCACTTGTAA
- the msrP gene encoding protein-methionine-sulfoxide reductase catalytic subunit MsrP encodes MLIKHTDDIKSSEITPEQLYLNRRKFIASASAATVGLVAGTILPSSIALAKPGDDFKPKNPSKYNTTEELTPYKDVTTYNNFYEFGVDKENPSENAHTLKPKPWTVSVEGEVKKPAKYNLEDLMKGLTLEDRIYRLRCVEAWSMIIPWLGFPLRDLIKRLEPTSKAKYVAFETLYAPEQMPGQNRSVLKWPYVEGLRMDEAMNPLTILATGLYGKQLPNQNGAPLRLVVPWKYGFKSIKSIVKIKFVESQPPTSWNISAPSEYGFYSNVNPEVDHPRWSQSKERRIGEFFKQKTLMFNGYADQVASMYSGMDLKKNF; translated from the coding sequence ATGTTAATCAAACATACCGATGACATCAAGTCATCAGAAATTACACCCGAACAACTTTATCTTAACAGAAGAAAATTTATTGCTTCTGCTTCTGCGGCAACCGTTGGATTGGTCGCCGGTACAATCCTCCCATCTTCAATAGCACTTGCTAAACCCGGCGACGACTTCAAACCAAAAAATCCGAGCAAGTACAACACGACCGAAGAATTGACTCCCTACAAAGATGTTACCACGTACAACAATTTTTATGAGTTCGGAGTTGATAAGGAAAACCCTTCCGAGAATGCACACACCCTTAAACCAAAACCGTGGACTGTTTCTGTCGAAGGCGAAGTGAAAAAGCCGGCAAAGTATAATCTTGAAGACTTGATGAAAGGATTGACATTAGAAGACAGAATCTATCGGTTGCGTTGTGTCGAAGCGTGGTCAATGATAATTCCTTGGCTTGGTTTTCCTTTGCGTGATTTGATAAAGCGGTTGGAGCCAACTTCAAAAGCAAAGTACGTAGCATTTGAAACATTGTACGCTCCCGAACAAATGCCCGGACAAAATCGAAGCGTTCTCAAGTGGCCCTACGTTGAAGGACTCCGCATGGATGAAGCAATGAATCCATTGACAATTCTTGCAACAGGTTTGTACGGGAAGCAACTTCCGAATCAAAATGGCGCGCCATTGCGACTTGTCGTTCCTTGGAAATACGGATTTAAAAGCATCAAATCAATTGTGAAGATTAAATTTGTTGAATCTCAGCCACCAACATCGTGGAACATTTCAGCGCCAAGTGAATACGGCTTTTACTCGAACGTTAATCCGGAAGTTGACCATCCGCGATGGAGTCAGTCGAAGGAACGACGTATTGGAGAATTTTTCAAACAAAAAACTCTCATGTTCAATGGATACGCTGACCAAGTTGCAAGCATGTACAGCGGAATGGATTTGAAGAAAAATTTCTGA
- a CDS encoding sulfoxide reductase heme-binding subunit YedZ → MNQRQTIKWIAKPLLFLSSLLPVAILTWQFLNDELSANPIDDITDATGTWTLRFLCITLAVTPLKKISGWNWVGQFRRMLGLFAFFYASLHFTTYIYLDQFFEWESIVVDVAKRPFITVGFASFLLLIPLAVTSFNKMIQWLGGKRWKWLHRLVYLIAIGGVIHYLWLVKADTQRPLTYGVIVLVLLSIRLYFYLKQKFTLNKS, encoded by the coding sequence ATGAATCAAAGACAAACTATAAAGTGGATTGCCAAACCACTTCTTTTCCTTTCATCGTTACTGCCTGTTGCGATTTTAACGTGGCAGTTTTTGAATGATGAACTCAGTGCAAATCCGATTGACGACATTACCGATGCAACCGGGACATGGACGTTGCGGTTCCTGTGCATTACGCTTGCTGTTACTCCGTTGAAGAAAATCTCAGGCTGGAATTGGGTTGGACAATTCCGACGGATGCTTGGGTTGTTTGCGTTCTTTTATGCTTCTCTTCATTTCACAACGTACATTTACTTAGACCAATTCTTCGAATGGGAATCCATAGTAGTTGACGTAGCCAAGCGACCGTTCATTACCGTTGGATTTGCAAGTTTTCTTCTCCTCATTCCCCTTGCTGTAACTTCATTTAATAAAATGATACAATGGCTCGGCGGTAAGCGATGGAAATGGCTTCACCGCCTCGTGTATCTCATCGCAATCGGCGGAGTTATTCATTATCTCTGGCTCGTGAAAGCAGATACACAAAGACCACTGACGTATGGAGTTATCGTACTTGTTCTGCTTTCCATTCGCTTGTACTTCTATCTAAAACAAAAATTCACTTTGAACAAAAGCTAA